The sequence ggttttttaaattattttgctgttgggATGAACTTGTACTGCAAACTGATTGGAGATGTTGGTTTGGGTCTTTGAGATGCCTAACAAAATATACAAAGAGTGTGATTAGATAATTATGTGTTCCTGTGTGAGCTTGAAGTGCACTAATGTATGTGAGTAATGCAAAACCAGCGTGGTTTATTGTTGGGAATGTGGTCAGCCAAttaaagaatataaaagcaAGTCAGGATTCCTGAGTTCTGTCTTTAGTGTGGTTATGTGGTATCCAGTTGGTTGGTGGAGTTTGGCTGTGCAACCATGTCTTTCCCATTTAAGTGGGGAACTGATCATGCTATGTTGTTAAGATATTAAGTGCTCTTAATGCTATAAAGCCACCCCTTGAGTGGAAGGGAGAAGCGCAGCCTCTTGTTTTGATCTGTTTCTGTAGGTGTTGGGCAGCAGCCTTCTGGATAAAGTTTTAAGAGCTCCTGTTTGAATTCAGTGCTTGTTTGGTGAGTGAGATAGACTTTAGATGCTTCTGCCTATAGTGGGCAGGTTCAAGGTCTGTATACAGAACATCTCTgtccagagctgctgctgaggcatATCTCAGCAGAACAAGGTGTATTGAAAACGGTACAAAGTCCAGAGCAAGTGTGGTGGCTGTGAAATGCAATGTGTTAAGTGGTCTTGCTGCTTATAAACCACAGGTAGAGCAGAGATTGAGGCAGCAGGCTGCTTCCCCTTTCAGACACAGCTGAAAGTTAAGCTTATTCTTTGCTCGTTTGTAAGCAGCTGCTGTAGGGGTTATGTCTTTCTTCTTGGGGGTAACAGCTTTGAGCTGATGCATTGTTGTAACATTCTGTAACATCTCTAACAGGTTAGTTGGTGTGTGTCTTTGGACACGTCATCTGCATTTACTGTATGCTACTAGTAAAAGGTGATCAGGATGAAGGCAAACTTAGTTTTTAAGCCATCCTTAAAAAGAAGGTTAAactgttatttctgaaatcCTCTTGCTTGATTGCAGGGCAGCTGTCTCTTGCAGCTGGGCAATGGTGTGAACTTAATGGATCCGAGCTTCCAGCAAAAACTGGAGGGTGAGAAGGAAGTACTTCGTCGTGCTatacagaaagaactgaaaattaaagagGGAGCAGAAAACCTGCGTAAAGCaacaacagacagaaaaaatcTTGCTCATATAGAGCATGTGCTGAAATCCTCCAACCGCAAACTAGAACAACTCCATTGGGAACTTCAGGAGCTCAATGCGAGGATTGTAGTAACTGACAAAGAGGACAATAAGACAGGTATGTCATGGGTCAGAGTTGACAGGAAAATCTTGTGGTGCTCCAATGCTAGTGGGGATTTTACCTGTTAGTATTCAGCTGATGAAATAATCTGTGCAGTGAAAGGTTGGGAATGGAGGCAACTGAGGTGAAAGGAGTCAGGCAACATGAGAGATTAGTGTAGAGGGAAGAATGCTGGACATGAACAACATTCAGGAGCAGGTTGTAGGTGAAACTGAAGGGATCTGAATAGAGTTTCTAGGCAGTTGAACGTTTAAGTACCTTACGGGATGTGAATGAGTATATTATTGAAAGAGTGTTTGGTAGGAGTGGTTCActgataaaaagaaacacttaaaaCTTAAGCTTCatttgaaacaatattttgcTGAGTTTTGTAGAGAACAGAGACCTTTTTATGTGTTATTTTGTAGCTTAACCTTCTTTTGTGGAATCATTTTGAACCATAGAGTGACATGACCCAAGAAAAGGCGACTAATTATGCTTATGACATAGTCTGTACAGATGGATCCTTATCTCCTGACCCCTGTCTCTGGGAAAGAAACCCAGATCCCATGGCAAGGAAGGTTGAAGCtctgaaaaagcagctgcatgTTGAAATGAAAGTCAAGCAAGGAGCTGAGAATATGATCCAGATGTATTCAAGTGCAACATCCAAGGTAAGCAGGAATAAACAACAATTTGGGAATATCAATTCCtggaatttatatatatatacataagtCCATATACAAACTCTCTCTGGTGATTGGTGTGTGAAATAAATTCATCTGTGAAGCGTGCTTGACTGAATCCTAGCTCTGTGTTTTGGTGCTCAGCATAGTGACAGCAGATTATGATACTGCATGAGACAACCAATCATATGAAAGTAACATGTTGCAACAAGTTCAATGCATAGTAAGTTAAAAAGTATAGGTATTGTTCATTGAGTTGGTGTGATGTTTTGATATCACTAGGTGATTTAGGACGGAGCTCAGCATGTGATATCCCATTATTTGAGagaaattttcagtgctttaataGTTTACGTGATTGTTTATGTGATCCTTATTGCAGGTAGCATCTCACACCTTAACTGAATCCATCACcataatctatttttaatgatCACGGTCCTTTCTCTGCACATGCTTTTGGTTTGGCAGGAGCGGAAGCTGCTGGCTACAGCTAAGCAGATGCTTCAGGATAGTAAGACGAAGATTGAAATTATCCGCATGCACATTGTGAAGGTATCTCAGTcagcaggagggatggaagATGCAATGGATCCTGCAGGTAGGGTGTGTTAAATAAAAGATATGGCCATCCGTGCCTTAAGATCCAGAATAGTCTATTTTGATCCTTGCTGTATTTTATCTCCCAAATACTCAGTGAGGCTGGGAACCACCATCAGTGCTGTGGAGCTGCGCATTGAGGAGCTGAGGCATCGTCTGCGCATTGAAGCTGCTGTAGCTGAAGGGGCAAAAAATGTGCTGAAGATCTTAGGAGGGAGTCGGGTACAAGATCGCAAATTTTTGGCTGAGGTAAGCACTTCTTCAGGTCTCCTTAAAGAGCAGTTTCATGCCTCAACACCAGTGATTTAGCCTGAATGAGCAGAAATAACCATAACTTATGAATTTGGCAAATTCTTGCTATGAGGACAGACTGGGATAACTTTCTCTTCTAGGGGTAATATTCCTTGCTTTGGTGAAACTTAGAAATGTCAGAAGTGACACTGATGGGGCAGTCAGGATCTGTGAGAAAATATTCCCTTGGGTCTTTTGTTCCTAAGATGTTATCAGCTCTTTTTTAAGACCAACACTTTTTGTTCATAAAGGAATAATAGTACCTGAACTGGAGCTGTTCCTTTGAAACCTTCAGCCTGCTTTCTGTTCTACTTCATATTGCTAGGCTCAGGGTCGTTTGCAAGAGTCATCTCAGAAGATTGACCTGTTGCGCTTGTCCTTGGAACGTCAGCTTAATGGGCTTTCTCCAGATCACCCCAAAAGAGCACTCATCAAGCAGGAATTAGTAAATACCTCTTCCCTGGGAGCTCAGCATGGCGTTATCCAACCTACTTCAGTCATCAAACCTACAGCCCTTACAGGTGTGTAAATCTTGCATGGCGTGTTGTTGTGgagaagatgaaattaaaaatgagttgCATTTCTTCTAATTATTGTAATGCCTCTTGTTACGTGGACATTTGATCTTCTGTGAATGAGCCTTATTTCATCTAGGCTACTAAAAGCTTTCTGATCATATAAGTTAGTAGTTGTATTAAATAATTGTATTAAATATCTCTCATCTATTAAATAGGCATTTGGACTTGTTGATCTCTGTATGTTCCTTCCAACTGGGCTGTTCTATATTGTTATTCCTGCCTGGGGTAGATCTAAGCTATATTAGCCAAAGAATAATGAATCTGAGAAATTCTTGGACCTGTATGAGGACAGATTAACTGGAATTAACTGTTGTCTTTTATGGAATaacattcttttctctcctgaaatTCTTCAGGAACGTTGGAAGTGAGGCTGATGGGATGTCAGGATCTATTGGAAAATGTTCCAGGCCGTTCCCGAATGGCTGGTTCTTCTCCTATCTGCGGCAGCCCAAGCGAATTGAAGTCCTTTTCCCTGACGAGAGTTGGCCTGGGTATCCATGGCCGCAGTGTTGCAGGAAAGTACCTGCGTAATGAAGAGCTATGTAGTGAGTATGAGGATCCTTGCACTTGGGGGCAAGGGGCTTCTCTTCTGAGTCCTACATTAGCCTAGTACAAGGCTGCAAAGCTGAGAGAGAGCGTGAGTCACATCATACCTAATCCTCCTAACTATCTCCTGGAAATTATATTTGGTTGGGATAGTCACCTTCAGCTTGAGAGACTTATCTTTAGTTTTATAGCAATGTAAAATGCTATAATCCACACTTTCTCCTTTGTCCAGATGAAGTCCTTGCTGTGCTTAAAGTTGACAATAAAGTTGTTGGCCAAACAAACTGGGGACCAGTAAATAACCAGGCATGGGACCAGAGCTTTATCATTGAGCTAGACAGGGTAAGATGGCTTAAGATTTCCTGcgttgtgtttgtttttctatttcacCTTACGCAATTTGTTCATTTAGTTGCATTTCCATTTGATTCAGCTCTGTATTGgcactgtccccatgtccttTTATGTACCAGTTATCTTAGTCTTCCCCTCAAGGCAGTGCATCTCTGGCAGAAATTCAGCCTGAACAACATCTGTTGTCCTTTGCTCTTTATCtaagcagttttatttcatcttaCCAGCAAAGCGACTCTAAGAAAGATTCCCGAAATGTGGAGCTAAGACAGCTATCTCCAAAAGGTTTTGTAGCTGGGAAGATCTGAGAATGTCAGAGGCATACGGGGAGCAGAAGGATGAAGAAGTTTCTTATGCATACAGTCTAGTTGACTGAATTTAACAGCAGCATGTGTGTGGCATATCCAGATCATGGCACAGTATGtaactcttctgcttttttgtctCCGTCACCCATTCCCTCTAGTCTCGTGAGCTCGAAATTTCAATTTATTGGAGAGACTGGAGAGAACTGTGTGCAGTGAAGTTTTTACGTTTGGATGATTTCCTTGATAACGAACGCCATGGGATGTGCCTCTTGCTTGAGCCCCAGGGAATGCTTTTTGCAGAGGTAAAAACGtcaactttgtttcttttttagagAAATCTGTCCGTTCAGGGTGCCTGCCCTGACAGCAGTTGTTCAACCCAGTATACAAGGAACAGAAGGAGCAGTAATCCAGAAGGGTAGAGTGGCACCTAAAATATAATCACATATAATATCACATTACTCCTTATTCATATAAGACGTACCCTGAAGTGACACTTCAGCTACTCCTCTGTAATTGTGTGTGTACACTGTGAAAAccattgttttttcatttgcttacGTTATGAGTCATTGGTGACACTTTAATTAGGCGTGGGGTTTAATGGTCAGGTTTGAATTACACAGGCTATAGAATCAGAGTCCAGAATTCCCTCTggctatgttttattttaccatCTTTCTGAGGTTAGTAATAAAGAGTTAAATGCAATCCATGAATAGATCATCCAGATAATCCTTTATGTGCTACACTACTGTCTTGTTTGTGTTGTGATGAGAGATCCCATGGTTAACTTTCCAAGAGCAGGATCTTGACCTTACATACCAAAATTTACCTCCTGTCCTTTGTATTCAGTGgttgactttttgtttttaatttaattttttgctGTGGactgctactttttttttttttcttttcaccttaCAAATGGCTGCATCATAAAGCAGCTTTTTATGTATAGCTTTATGAGTTAGATTAATATTATTTAGGATATGAATTGGTCTcatgttttgggttttttcttcatttcaggaCACAAAAAAATTCCAGCCACTGTTGAAATAACAGATGTTTAGACAGTGAAGTTAGAATAACACGATCTGGAATCTGTGGGAGTGACTCCTAGTTTACCAAAAAGATATGAATGGAGAATTTGATGAGAGAGCATGTGTACAAGTTTGCTTTTGCAGTATAAATGCACTATTTTGAAAAATCCCCTTTGCTTCTCTGACAGGTGATGTTCTGTAATCCTGTCATTGAGAGAAAGCCAAAGCTGCAGCGACAGAAACGTATTTTCCCCAAACAGAAAGGTAACTGACTGTTTGGTGTGGGTGGGTGAGGACAGGAGTTTGCACAAGTAGTCTGCCATGCACTCCTATCTCATTAAATTTGTGAGACGCATTAAAATGCTTGTTAATTACTGTGTGTAAGTAGGTGGATTTTATTATTGTGTTATAGTGTTCAGTCGCAAAAAAACACAGGCTGTCTGGTTGCAGCGTAGTGTATAATGTGatgtttttgcagtgtttctatTCACAGTTAACAGTGTTAGGAAGATACAATTACTACTATTTAACAGGCTTCTTAGCAAGATCTAGGACTTGTGCTGTACTGAtttgcccagcagtgctgttacTGATGAAAGAACAGGTGTTGGGAAACTTCCTGGAAAAATCTAAACTGTAGAAGACTGTAGCATGAACAGGCTACTGGTTATCAAGGCTTTGGAGCTGGCATGTCAGACTGGAAGCTTTCTGTTAACAGGCTGAATGATTAAAATACAGtgtacaaataaaagaaaacttggcttaaagataattaaaaatatatattttatgaagcTTCTGTTTGAGGATTGCTATGATGTTATATGGATTATTTCGTCATCGTGATTAGACTTCATTCCCTAGAAGAAGGTTCATTCTCTCTTGGGTGCATTACTTTTTCTGAGTAAGCCCTCAGGTGTTTGGATGATAGTGGTAGTTTAGCAGCTCATCAGACTAATCCATACGTTGGAATCTCAGCGATATTTTGACCATGACTCCTCCAGGGAAAGAATTTCTCCGAGCTCCTCAAATGAACATCAGTGTTGCTGCTTGGGGTCGCCTGATGATGAGCTTCCTCCCTCCGTGCAGTTCCATTAGCACTCTGAGCCCCTCACTTCATGATTCCATGCATGAAGATTTCTCTCCAGTTCCCATACAAAATCATGTTAACTCAATAAGCAAGCTGAGTGGGTAAGTCATGTTCTGAGTATTGCTGTATGACAGTTTGGAATGGGCATAGAATACACCTTAAAATTTTCGTGCACCTTGCTGAGGTGGAAGAATATATTGATATGAAAATTGGATCTGTAGGACTTAATTCAGGATTTTAAGTAAAGCTGGTGCTGCCTGAAATGAAGTGGGCTTGGTGGGTTGTTCAGTGTTCTGTGGTTCCTTCTGATTTATTGTTGGCAGCTGAACCAGTTTCCAAAATTGCTGTCCTAATAAGCAGTGTGCTCCAGCACAGGGGAATTTCAGCGACTTTGTCTTCCTCTGCTGTGAGAACTGTGGTATAGAAGTGGTCATAAGTAAGCACTATGatgcagaaaacagtaaaaaacagtTGCACGAGTCTAATCATCAGCAACTTCATAGatagttttcctttattttgaaGAGCATATTTCTTGTCGATGCTTCACAGACTTGGTCCTCTTGTCCACTGTATTGGACTGAAATAAACTTTGCTTAGATGTTAAAGGTGATATAGTTGTGTTTCCATACAGTGCTCTGCTCTAAGGcaatctcttatttatttttcctcttacgAATGCAGTGACTTTCCTGTGGCAAAGCTCACATATGATGATGAAGCACCACCCAAGCCTCCACGTCTTTTTCTGATGGCCAAGTCCAAAGAACCAACACCATCTCCTGCAGATTCTCCGGTAATCTGGGCCAATAAGGAGACTTTTATTTGTTGGTTGATATTCATTTGAGATTCAGTTCTAATTTATTACTGGAGAAATTAGCTGTACTTCAGACAGTTGCCTCCTCATCAGCTGAGCTGATTGGCCTCCAAGGTTTCAGAGCCCAGTAAGCTATTCTGGCATGGAGTCTTCACAAAAGTCTTGCAGctcttttttagttttatacTACTTTTCTTGCAAAATGTGAGGTAGGTCAGCATTGGGAATTCAGGACAgaagtacaaaacaaataactgtATGAATAAAAAGTAGAGTTCAACAGGCTTTTAGGatcagatgaaaatatttgtccTTAGAGGAATTgggcagaagggaagaaaaactctcattttctgagaaaaaggaGCAGGAAGATTGTTCTGAGTGATATAATTCCTAATGACTTGTGTTCGACCATGTCTAATCCATTTCTTCTTTGGCTTTCACAATAGAGGAGACTGCATTGTCTAATCACTGTGGCTCTTCTAGGTACTtgaactgtctttttttcctagagttTTTAAAGTGTACGTGGTAGTAGTTTTGTGTAACCACAGGCAACCTTTGTTGATGCTACTTTCCTCCAAGCAGAAGTGATGACCAACTTCAAATACTTGTCATACTCTATTGTATGTATCAAATTTGGATGAAGGTGTCTACGCCTGATTAGGTGATTCCAGAGAATAACATATTGCAACCTTCTCTCTGTTCCTTAGTGTCTGAAGAGGCTGCATGTCGAAGAGAAGACTGGCAGCCCTGCTTTAACAGAATTTGCAATCCAAGCATCTCCAAGGTAACAGCGGGCAGCACGAGATGTGTTGGGTCACAGATTACAGAAACACCGGGTTGAAATTTTTGAGCATAGAGTACAAAAATTCTAGTGTTGTGAGTGGGCAATACTATGAAAAGTCTGCTCTGAACTTTATTTCTCCAAGCGTCTGCTACACCTTACTTACTCATTAAATCCCATTACTTAGCCTATTAATAAACTTTACAATGTAATAACTGATGTTAGTAGGAACTGAAATCACTTAACTGTCTTCCAGGGCTTCCTTG is a genomic window of Coturnix japonica isolate 7356 chromosome 17, Coturnix japonica 2.1, whole genome shotgun sequence containing:
- the PKN3 gene encoding serine/threonine-protein kinase N3 isoform X2; translated protein: MDPSFQQKLEGEKEVLRRAIQKELKIKEGAENLRKATTDRKNLAHIEHVLKSSNRKLEQLHWELQELNARIVVTDKEDNKTVCTDGSLSPDPCLWERNPDPMARKVEALKKQLHVEMKVKQGAENMIQMYSSATSKERKLLATAKQMLQDSKTKIEIIRMHIVKVSQSAGGMEDAMDPAVRLGTTISAVELRIEELRHRLRIEAAVAEGAKNVLKILGGSRVQDRKFLAEAQGRLQESSQKIDLLRLSLERQLNGLSPDHPKRALIKQELVNTSSLGAQHGVIQPTSVIKPTALTGTLEVRLMGCQDLLENVPGRSRMAGSSPICGSPSELKSFSLTRVGLGIHGRSVAGKYLRNEELCNEVLAVLKVDNKVVGQTNWGPVNNQAWDQSFIIELDRSRELEISIYWRDWRELCAVKFLRLDDFLDNERHGMCLLLEPQGMLFAEVMFCNPVIERKPKLQRQKRIFPKQKGKEFLRAPQMNISVAAWGRLMMSFLPPCSSISTLSPSLHDSMHEDFSPVPIQNHVNSISKLSGDFPVAKLTYDDEAPPKPPRLFLMAKSKEPTPSPADSPCLKRLHVEEKTGSPALTEFAIQASPRKGVVHLEDFHCIAMLGRGHFGKVLLAQYKATGKLYAIKALKKKDIIRRDEIDSLNCEKRIFEVVNSSDHPFLVNMFACFQTPHHACFVMEYTPGGDLMMRIHEDVFPEHTAQFYTACVVLGLQFLHEKKIIYRDLKLDNLLLDAEGFVKIADFGLCKEGIGFGDRTNTFCGTPEFLAPEVLTDISYTRAVDWWGLGVLIYEMLVGESPFPGDDEEEVFDSIVNDEVQYPRFLSSEALSIIRKLLRKCPERRLGAGQKDAEEIKIQPFFKEMDWDALYARTLKPPFVPTLKDPTDISNFDEEFTSQKPILTPPEEVAVLTRKEQAVFKDFDFVSKHLLYA
- the PKN3 gene encoding serine/threonine-protein kinase N3 isoform X1, whose translation is MAAGSPQGSCLLQLGNGVNLMDPSFQQKLEGEKEVLRRAIQKELKIKEGAENLRKATTDRKNLAHIEHVLKSSNRKLEQLHWELQELNARIVVTDKEDNKTVCTDGSLSPDPCLWERNPDPMARKVEALKKQLHVEMKVKQGAENMIQMYSSATSKERKLLATAKQMLQDSKTKIEIIRMHIVKVSQSAGGMEDAMDPAVRLGTTISAVELRIEELRHRLRIEAAVAEGAKNVLKILGGSRVQDRKFLAEAQGRLQESSQKIDLLRLSLERQLNGLSPDHPKRALIKQELVNTSSLGAQHGVIQPTSVIKPTALTGTLEVRLMGCQDLLENVPGRSRMAGSSPICGSPSELKSFSLTRVGLGIHGRSVAGKYLRNEELCNEVLAVLKVDNKVVGQTNWGPVNNQAWDQSFIIELDRSRELEISIYWRDWRELCAVKFLRLDDFLDNERHGMCLLLEPQGMLFAEVMFCNPVIERKPKLQRQKRIFPKQKGKEFLRAPQMNISVAAWGRLMMSFLPPCSSISTLSPSLHDSMHEDFSPVPIQNHVNSISKLSGDFPVAKLTYDDEAPPKPPRLFLMAKSKEPTPSPADSPCLKRLHVEEKTGSPALTEFAIQASPRKGVVHLEDFHCIAMLGRGHFGKVLLAQYKATGKLYAIKALKKKDIIRRDEIDSLNCEKRIFEVVNSSDHPFLVNMFACFQTPHHACFVMEYTPGGDLMMRIHEDVFPEHTAQFYTACVVLGLQFLHEKKIIYRDLKLDNLLLDAEGFVKIADFGLCKEGIGFGDRTNTFCGTPEFLAPEVLTDISYTRAVDWWGLGVLIYEMLVGESPFPGDDEEEVFDSIVNDEVQYPRFLSSEALSIIRKLLRKCPERRLGAGQKDAEEIKIQPFFKEMDWDALYARTLKPPFVPTLKDPTDISNFDEEFTSQKPILTPPEEVAVLTRKEQAVFKDFDFVSKHLLYA